A window from Pyrococcus yayanosii CH1 encodes these proteins:
- a CDS encoding 30S ribosomal protein S6e codes for MATFKLVISDPKTGIAKQVEISGEAAEKLIGKRIGDQILVKELGLDLNAIFGKEFPEDVKMEIRGGTDKDGFPMRPDVHGPRRVRILLSKGPGFRPREKGERRKKTVRGNTISPEIVQVNVKLIY; via the coding sequence ATGGCCACGTTCAAGCTCGTGATATCTGATCCAAAGACTGGCATAGCCAAGCAGGTTGAGATAAGCGGTGAGGCAGCGGAGAAGCTCATAGGAAAGCGCATAGGCGACCAGATACTGGTTAAAGAACTTGGACTTGACCTCAACGCAATCTTTGGCAAGGAGTTCCCAGAGGACGTCAAGATGGAGATAAGGGGAGGTACCGACAAGGACGGATTCCCCATGAGACCCGACGTCCACGGTCCTAGGAGGGTCAGGATACTCCTCTCCAAGGGACCAGGTTTCAGGCCCAGGGAAAAGGGGGAGAGAAGGAAGAAGACCGTTCGCGGCAACACCATAAGCCCCGAGATAGTTCAGGTTAACGTTAAGCTAATATACTGA
- a CDS encoding DUF2110 family protein — protein MDVIIREKIYGDRSGFNKLNRKLRALIGDLDVRWRISVTTRQWVKISLEGEDSEVSANLIREEFGEIPLSLGKIEEGHVIRGRLVDLGKVGYGIYVDVGILRPKPKDALLPLYWLKRTFGEKPVRQMIREFGWVDNLPVEVRVEKVERLAREVEVYLTERWIKKIKGWTTDGYDKLFIAGTISENIERALIETGHSRDVRRMEELGLMETMLILKKGTHAPGIIKEIGPYIRGAVIGAIKFPHEE, from the coding sequence ATGGACGTTATAATCAGGGAGAAGATTTATGGAGATAGGAGTGGTTTTAACAAACTTAATCGGAAATTAAGAGCTCTTATTGGAGATCTCGACGTCAGATGGAGGATTAGCGTTACGACGAGGCAGTGGGTAAAGATTAGCCTCGAAGGAGAAGATTCTGAGGTCTCCGCGAACTTAATAAGAGAAGAATTCGGGGAGATCCCCCTGTCCCTCGGCAAGATTGAAGAAGGGCATGTTATCAGGGGTAGGCTCGTGGATCTCGGCAAGGTTGGCTATGGGATCTATGTGGACGTGGGAATCCTTAGGCCCAAGCCCAAGGACGCCCTGCTCCCTTTATACTGGCTCAAGAGGACGTTTGGAGAGAAACCCGTTAGGCAGATGATAAGGGAGTTTGGATGGGTTGACAATCTGCCCGTAGAGGTAAGGGTTGAGAAGGTAGAAAGGCTAGCGAGGGAAGTAGAGGTATACCTTACGGAGAGGTGGATAAAGAAGATAAAAGGATGGACAACGGATGGCTACGATAAGCTGTTTATCGCCGGGACCATAAGCGAGAACATTGAGAGGGCCCTCATAGAGACGGGCCACAGCAGGGACGTTAGGAGGATGGAGGAGCTTGGGCTCATGGAGACGATGCTCATCCTGAAGAAGGGCACCCACGCGCCCGGGATTATAAAGGAGATAGGCCCCTACATTAGGGGGGCCGTTATAGGGGCCATCAAGTTTCCTCATGAGGAATGA
- the tfe gene encoding transcription factor E → MARRNKALIELARDIGGEEAVEVIKALEKKGEATDEELAEVTGIRVNTVRKILYALYDAKLADFKRVRDDETGWYYYYWRIEIKRLPEIVRARKMQELERLKKMLQEETSEVYYHCGTPGHPKLTFDEAFEYGFQCPICGEILQEYDNTQIVEELKRRIEELEIELGLRKPAKTSRGKKSKKVS, encoded by the coding sequence ATGGCAAGGAGAAACAAGGCGCTCATAGAACTTGCACGTGACATAGGTGGAGAGGAAGCCGTTGAGGTAATAAAAGCCCTAGAGAAAAAGGGCGAGGCAACCGATGAGGAACTTGCTGAGGTGACTGGAATACGTGTCAATACCGTCCGCAAGATTCTGTATGCCCTCTACGATGCAAAGCTGGCTGATTTTAAGCGGGTAAGGGATGACGAGACTGGGTGGTATTACTATTACTGGCGCATTGAGATAAAGAGGTTGCCGGAAATCGTCAGGGCGAGAAAGATGCAGGAGCTGGAACGGCTGAAGAAGATGTTGCAAGAGGAGACGAGTGAAGTCTATTATCACTGCGGTACACCCGGCCACCCCAAGTTGACCTTCGATGAGGCCTTTGAATATGGCTTTCAGTGTCCAATATGCGGGGAGATACTTCAGGAGTATGATAACACTCAGATAGTCGAGGAACTGAAGAGGAGGATCGAGGAGCTAGAAATAGAGCTTGGACTTAGAAAACCTGCGAAGACGAGCAGAGGGAAGAAAAGCAAAAAAGTAAGCTAG
- a CDS encoding DUF7344 domain-containing protein — MILPLSSAGLMSSPSSMILGNDRRTWIIEFLQKNGKEAEISELVDYITKIEGNTSRRHRKSVYVSLVQTHLPKLKREGIVEIKRGTIRLLQVPDDVNAYIVVRKKKNIWAMAYALLASISLIGAALKVNPEGVMISLAFLALSLFHWAKTSHA, encoded by the coding sequence ATGATATTACCTCTTTCCTCCGCAGGTCTTATGAGTTCACCTTCTTCTATGATACTTGGGAATGATCGGAGAACTTGGATTATTGAATTTCTCCAGAAGAACGGTAAAGAGGCCGAAATAAGTGAGCTCGTTGATTATATTACCAAAATCGAAGGGAACACAAGCAGAAGACACAGGAAGAGTGTTTACGTGAGCCTTGTTCAGACCCATCTTCCAAAGCTTAAGAGGGAGGGCATAGTGGAGATCAAGAGAGGAACAATAAGGCTACTCCAGGTTCCCGATGATGTTAATGCGTATATTGTTGTAAGGAAAAAGAAAAATATATGGGCTATGGCTTATGCCCTTCTTGCATCCATATCACTCATAGGAGCCGCTTTGAAAGTAAACCCTGAAGGAGTCATGATATCCTTGGCATTCTTGGCGCTTTCGCTTTTCCACTGGGCCAAGACATCGCACGCCTGA
- a CDS encoding DUF1102 domain-containing protein yields MENLNKLALGVFGLLATFGLVLGAGANFSDYNASRSFHWDIVTDDTELIDLVAIQPYSYINGDGLLTIDFSANNPNYPGYGDGISPSSEYNFDEVFGVSNHLWENMPIVVEIQSSSTNVEFYGHEGDVYSAYDGSLASSSDYARDWVCFVVMPGDTVKIGIDLSANGDSPNDVWIEAMTIKAYRLGTEPPELVGKCGQPRGV; encoded by the coding sequence ATGGAAAATTTGAACAAACTTGCCCTTGGAGTATTTGGCCTTTTGGCCACGTTCGGTCTCGTGCTCGGCGCGGGGGCGAACTTTAGTGACTACAACGCCAGCAGAAGTTTCCACTGGGACATAGTCACGGACGATACCGAGCTAATAGACCTTGTTGCCATTCAGCCCTACTCTTACATCAACGGAGACGGCCTTCTGACGATTGACTTCTCGGCCAATAACCCTAACTATCCGGGATACGGGGATGGTATAAGCCCCTCAAGTGAATACAACTTCGACGAAGTCTTCGGAGTCAGCAACCACCTTTGGGAAAATATGCCAATAGTCGTCGAAATACAGTCGAGCAGCACTAATGTGGAGTTCTACGGCCATGAAGGGGACGTTTACTCAGCTTATGATGGAAGCCTAGCGAGTTCAAGCGACTATGCTAGGGACTGGGTATGCTTCGTTGTCATGCCTGGAGACACTGTTAAGATAGGAATCGACCTCAGCGCCAACGGGGACAGCCCTAATGACGTATGGATCGAAGCTATGACAATCAAAGCTTACAGGCTCGGCACGGAGCCGCCGGAGCTCGTCGGTAAGTGCGGGCAACCTAGGGGGGTTTGA
- a CDS encoding DUF1102 domain-containing protein has translation MNKFFGMALLLAGMMLAVGTGANFRYYEASRDITVDIVGDDNEFIDLTPLQPYAILSNGKLVIDFSANNPNYPGYGDGMSPNTTYVFEEVFEVSNELWENEDGDYPICVTISAVHPNIQIFAGDYDSPIAGPGSSISVTVYHGSPVPIGFIFDNTNAALGSYQFQLQIDAVAGACQ, from the coding sequence ATGAATAAATTCTTTGGAATGGCCCTGCTTCTCGCAGGAATGATGCTTGCAGTTGGCACGGGAGCCAACTTTAGATACTACGAGGCGAGCAGGGACATAACGGTGGACATAGTTGGGGACGACAACGAGTTTATAGACCTAACACCGCTTCAGCCCTATGCAATCTTAAGCAACGGAAAGCTTGTAATAGACTTTTCGGCCAACAACCCCAACTATCCAGGATACGGGGACGGCATGAGTCCGAACACAACATATGTCTTTGAAGAGGTCTTTGAAGTTAGCAACGAGCTCTGGGAAAACGAGGACGGAGACTATCCTATATGCGTAACAATCAGTGCCGTGCATCCGAACATTCAGATATTTGCTGGGGACTACGACTCTCCAATCGCTGGGCCAGGAAGCTCAATAAGCGTGACCGTCTACCATGGAAGTCCAGTTCCTATAGGCTTTATATTCGACAACACAAACGCGGCTCTAGGCAGCTATCAGTTTCAGCTGCAGATAGATGCAGTTGCAGGAGCTTGTCAGTGA
- a CDS encoding signal peptidase I, with protein MRIVEVAITLAVFIFVTASATGFILGRPLFVSYVYSDSMKPTLEQWDLFFINPLSKGDVGDIIVFKLDGKWVVHRIYAISGEGYITKGDNNVATDQQDGKAEPIKRGDVAGKVITIGGKPLKIPRAGKHLNSPYVAVGLVLFGTILLTTGGKKSRKSRKSRRRFLTISFNTLYGLISTILLLMFVFSTMLSWGTIGIGYASTAAGGQREGWYLPGSTFTENITVENRGLYPLLFILEGNGIGEDSAFMLFKGESKDVPVTVKVPEETRVYRENVHVYAFIPILPASTIEKLYGVSPYLPIAVQIAELSVLLTLLRLAIGEGEPIRIKSPRTLWS; from the coding sequence ATGAGAATCGTGGAGGTCGCCATTACGCTCGCCGTGTTTATCTTTGTAACGGCATCCGCTACTGGTTTCATTCTTGGAAGGCCCCTCTTTGTCTCCTACGTTTACTCGGATAGCATGAAACCAACGCTGGAACAATGGGACCTTTTCTTCATAAACCCTCTATCTAAAGGGGATGTTGGAGACATAATCGTCTTCAAGCTTGACGGAAAGTGGGTAGTCCACAGAATATACGCGATAAGCGGAGAGGGCTACATAACCAAGGGAGACAACAACGTGGCAACCGATCAGCAGGATGGGAAAGCAGAGCCGATAAAAAGGGGAGACGTGGCGGGCAAGGTAATAACAATCGGAGGGAAACCTCTTAAGATACCAAGGGCTGGAAAGCACCTGAACTCACCTTATGTCGCCGTTGGGCTGGTCCTTTTTGGGACAATTCTCCTGACTACCGGAGGAAAGAAAAGCAGAAAGTCCCGTAAATCCCGTAGGAGGTTCCTGACGATCAGCTTCAACACCCTCTACGGCCTCATATCCACCATACTCCTCCTCATGTTTGTATTTTCCACGATGCTGTCATGGGGAACCATCGGAATAGGCTATGCCTCAACGGCGGCGGGTGGGCAAAGGGAAGGGTGGTATCTCCCAGGCTCAACTTTCACGGAGAACATCACCGTGGAAAACAGGGGCCTGTATCCACTCCTCTTCATCCTTGAGGGAAATGGCATTGGAGAGGACAGTGCTTTCATGCTCTTTAAGGGGGAATCTAAGGACGTGCCAGTTACGGTGAAGGTTCCAGAGGAGACAAGAGTGTACAGAGAAAACGTGCACGTTTATGCCTTCATACCAATCCTTCCAGCAAGCACCATAGAGAAACTATACGGAGTAAGTCCTTACCTACCTATTGCCGTCCAGATAGCTGAACTGAGCGTCCTCCTGACACTCCTAAGGCTGGCAATAGGGGAAGGAGAGCCAATTAGGATTAAATCACCGAGAACTTTATGGAGCTGA
- a CDS encoding DUF434 domain-containing protein produces the protein MEAYEDLKYLLSRGYRKKTALNFVANHYLLDARTRHILARCVFSDVEIEERKSKLVPVEAIRDRKLGIDGYNVLITFESLLAGRAVLCEDGFVRDLELRRGYEIHERTEENLRTLLGFLADFGPSEVWVLYDKNVSGSGRLARLTRSIMEELGLKGGAKTEKVPDLAVTRFDIAASSDVSVIKKATALVDVPGEFARKRGLRIPHFLELFPYIHR, from the coding sequence ATGGAGGCCTATGAGGACCTCAAGTATCTACTCAGCAGAGGCTACAGAAAGAAGACGGCACTGAACTTCGTGGCCAATCACTATTTGCTCGACGCTCGAACCCGTCACATTTTGGCGAGATGCGTCTTCAGCGACGTTGAAATCGAGGAGAGAAAGTCGAAACTCGTTCCCGTGGAAGCCATAAGGGACAGGAAGCTTGGCATAGATGGCTATAACGTCCTCATAACATTCGAATCCCTCCTTGCGGGCAGGGCCGTGCTCTGTGAGGATGGCTTTGTCCGCGACCTGGAGCTTAGGAGAGGCTACGAAATCCATGAGAGAACGGAAGAGAACCTGCGGACCCTTTTGGGCTTCCTAGCAGATTTTGGTCCTTCCGAGGTCTGGGTGTTATATGACAAGAACGTTAGCGGGAGCGGGCGGTTGGCGAGGTTAACACGTTCGATAATGGAGGAGCTGGGCCTTAAAGGAGGAGCCAAAACCGAGAAGGTGCCGGATTTAGCGGTGACACGCTTCGATATCGCCGCGAGCTCGGATGTCTCCGTGATAAAAAAGGCTACAGCGCTCGTCGATGTACCTGGAGAGTTCGCGAGGAAGAGGGGTCTCAGGATTCCCCACTTCCTCGAGCTCTTTCCCTATATTCATAGATAA
- a CDS encoding HD domain-containing protein has product MYTVEGLLSEIRVLMEDEELFRLFKETFRRYRHYFETTNSIVFNVYGFNDHGSIHVLLTAKRALEILRILKRFGVKTTAEMLGKSLRWSKFIVAFAALFHDVGNIIHRENHYFFSVVLAEPIIEELVRKFENDNPLLLKALTLNAIYTHDESTDCTTMEGSILTVADGCDMEAGRSRLAYKPDKVDIHGVSALAIEKVEIREGDEKTPILIEVRMNHLSGIFQVDEILTKKARRSLLREKVRVRIIAEDEVLEKII; this is encoded by the coding sequence GTGTACACGGTGGAGGGTTTACTCAGTGAGATAAGGGTCCTGATGGAGGATGAGGAACTATTCAGACTCTTCAAGGAGACGTTCAGACGCTACCGCCACTACTTTGAAACGACGAACTCAATAGTCTTCAACGTCTACGGCTTCAATGACCATGGAAGCATCCACGTCCTTCTAACGGCGAAAAGAGCCTTGGAAATCCTCAGGATTCTGAAGCGCTTCGGCGTGAAGACAACGGCCGAGATGCTGGGTAAGTCCCTAAGGTGGAGCAAGTTCATCGTGGCCTTTGCTGCTCTCTTCCACGACGTTGGGAACATCATCCACAGGGAGAACCACTACTTCTTCAGCGTTGTCCTCGCGGAACCGATAATAGAAGAGCTCGTGAGAAAGTTTGAAAATGATAATCCTCTCCTCCTCAAGGCCCTTACCCTTAACGCCATTTACACCCACGACGAGTCAACGGACTGTACGACGATGGAAGGGAGCATCCTCACGGTGGCCGACGGTTGTGACATGGAGGCCGGGAGAAGCAGACTTGCTTACAAGCCGGACAAGGTGGATATACACGGCGTCTCGGCCCTCGCAATCGAGAAGGTCGAGATCCGGGAGGGCGATGAGAAAACGCCAATTCTCATCGAGGTTAGGATGAACCATCTCTCCGGAATATTCCAGGTGGACGAGATACTAACGAAGAAGGCCAGGCGTTCCCTGCTTAGGGAAAAGGTTCGAGTGAGGATTATTGCCGAAGACGAGGTACTCGAGAAGATTATATGA
- a CDS encoding COG1470 family protein — MKRMFLVLFLLLTTPGVLASGLAVWVTVPIDMILGEYSVSFLDVSLDGSVLVKITYGDRVVYKSIMPGKRELFGLCPNADCEYIPFGNLSIDIERILLAGKNYILANVTFPPILVGQSVSVGPVSFMLTSVGPTGFSITASDGETTKTFSTKSFTFAGYRVTVDPYPLVFSGNVRVGDEITYYSMVLKVVSVNTTGLNGELVNSVIMEFNGSTYEIPEGSSGDVGPFRVDVKRIVCEYTDNICNPIIFLEVHLRGAIIRVERNPDYDFWLYVGQDYRIGPYLIRAEGSEGGLAYISIRNLCGDILVAKYLPIESRVIKGLGYGGLDLGIVGTETDAKGVRLHIIAFYDPALKPKLEHFAWLNISLEGPKNVTQYEKFPLTIRVKNVGEDRLFNVKLYFMPGNGIEVLDECVGCLFLESLKPGEEKTLIVHVRALKSGVLEVGNVRALVPIPYPLVCGGCDQLEFYSNSPIITVTPAHVTYTVELTLPEVVRAGEPFVASLKVKNAGNVAIPANLTLNLPPGFGLVNGSSLLEKWVVIPLSLSPGEEWLGNVTLVAVSPGIYNVTAIVDTLGGPAGTGRAELEVKADERVVQAPATTVTETVGKYLTTTVTNTTTLTITQTVKRTATATTTTTVTVPYAPLGTKLLFLGLGAAAGAGAVILYAWWRARKS; from the coding sequence ATGAAGAGGATGTTTTTGGTATTGTTCCTTCTCTTAACGACCCCGGGTGTCCTCGCATCTGGGCTAGCGGTCTGGGTTACCGTCCCGATAGACATGATCTTAGGCGAGTATTCAGTTTCCTTCCTTGACGTCAGTCTCGATGGAAGCGTGCTTGTCAAGATAACATATGGAGATAGGGTGGTCTATAAGTCAATAATGCCGGGTAAGAGAGAGCTCTTCGGTCTGTGTCCCAACGCGGATTGTGAATACATACCCTTCGGTAATCTTAGCATAGATATCGAGAGAATTCTTCTGGCAGGTAAGAATTACATTTTGGCGAACGTGACCTTCCCTCCAATCCTCGTGGGCCAGTCGGTGAGCGTTGGGCCTGTTAGCTTCATGCTAACGAGTGTTGGGCCTACGGGGTTCTCGATAACCGCCTCGGACGGCGAGACGACTAAGACCTTCTCCACGAAGTCGTTTACCTTTGCAGGCTATAGGGTGACCGTTGACCCCTATCCCCTCGTCTTCTCAGGCAACGTGCGAGTTGGGGATGAGATAACCTATTACTCGATGGTTCTCAAGGTGGTAAGCGTTAACACCACGGGCCTCAATGGAGAGCTCGTTAATTCCGTCATCATGGAGTTTAATGGCTCCACGTATGAAATTCCTGAAGGCTCTTCTGGGGATGTCGGGCCTTTCAGGGTGGACGTCAAGAGGATAGTGTGTGAGTACACAGACAACATCTGCAATCCGATAATCTTCCTCGAAGTGCACCTTCGCGGGGCGATAATACGTGTCGAAAGGAATCCTGATTACGACTTTTGGCTCTACGTGGGACAAGACTACAGGATAGGACCCTACTTGATAAGGGCGGAGGGAAGCGAGGGAGGGCTTGCATACATCAGCATAAGGAACCTGTGCGGTGATATCTTGGTTGCGAAGTACCTGCCCATTGAGAGCAGGGTCATCAAAGGGCTTGGCTACGGTGGCCTTGACCTAGGAATAGTGGGGACAGAAACGGACGCAAAGGGCGTCAGGCTCCATATCATTGCCTTCTACGACCCTGCCCTCAAGCCTAAGCTGGAGCACTTCGCGTGGTTAAACATCTCCCTTGAGGGTCCCAAGAACGTCACCCAGTACGAGAAATTCCCCTTAACTATCCGCGTGAAGAACGTGGGGGAGGACAGGTTATTCAACGTAAAACTATACTTCATGCCTGGCAATGGCATCGAGGTTCTGGATGAGTGTGTCGGTTGCCTCTTCCTTGAATCTCTAAAGCCGGGCGAGGAGAAAACCCTAATCGTCCATGTCAGGGCCCTGAAATCGGGAGTACTTGAGGTTGGAAATGTGAGGGCCCTCGTTCCAATTCCCTATCCACTCGTCTGCGGGGGTTGCGACCAGCTAGAATTTTACTCCAACTCGCCTATCATCACAGTAACTCCCGCTCACGTAACTTACACCGTGGAGCTGACGCTCCCGGAGGTTGTGAGGGCCGGCGAACCCTTCGTAGCCAGCCTAAAGGTGAAGAACGCGGGCAACGTAGCTATACCCGCTAATCTTACTCTGAATCTTCCACCGGGCTTTGGTCTCGTAAATGGTAGCTCCCTCCTTGAGAAGTGGGTTGTGATACCACTCTCCTTATCCCCCGGCGAAGAGTGGTTGGGCAACGTAACCCTCGTGGCCGTGAGTCCTGGCATATATAACGTAACGGCAATCGTAGATACGCTGGGGGGCCCTGCTGGAACGGGGAGGGCAGAGCTTGAGGTGAAGGCTGATGAAAGAGTTGTCCAAGCTCCCGCAACAACCGTGACGGAGACCGTAGGGAAGTATTTAACTACAACGGTCACGAATACCACGACGCTCACGATTACCCAGACGGTCAAGCGGACGGCAACCGCTACGACGACAACCACGGTGACCGTTCCCTACGCTCCGCTCGGGACGAAGCTGTTATTCCTGGGTCTTGGGGCGGCCGCTGGAGCAGGCGCCGTGATACTATACGCATGGTGGAGGGCGAGGAAGAGCTAA
- the flaJ gene encoding archaellar assembly protein FlaJ → MPEENISIFVKSDVSPKEYVRRILIPSIFGSLIIFMAIMVFTRFFVLPLGLRIFMYLIPTIIIIYAVAYPYLMADSKKISINSKLPYFITYFAVLSTSEIGRSDLLKVLSSDPKLGAIASELKKVYIIVDKLHRSLPEAFRFLARRTPSRVFSDFLDRLAYSLDSGVDLKEYLFQEQQTVMDDYQTFYEGALYDLDIFKEIYESIIISVVFAAAFIIIGPLITAQDIGRLALYLLFLIVAAEVGALLVIKYRMPEDPIWAEVKVETPRQRRIRRALIYSLIAIPIVGLAYYLIIRPRFPIPTPFVVALTLTPLAYVGNVVRREEAAIFRKDENFPAFIRSLSSSLAASGASLLLVLKYLSAHDFGTLTEDIKSLYRRLAVRVDPQRAWDFFIAETGSWLIGIFSEIFRESLRLGAEPDYVGKVISRNFERLVRLRRKRQQSVSNFLGIILGLTGAFAFSIAASFQVAVSINDLFGKLEVPTEYIGDIIHVIPPSGMAMLSLVMLVLMVTHSLLSAMAIKVADGGHILGSLYYFVILLWVFAAGMYLGQHLMAKFMNLGGGEAILWLLG, encoded by the coding sequence ATGCCGGAAGAGAATATCAGCATCTTCGTTAAGTCAGACGTGTCCCCGAAGGAATACGTGCGCAGGATACTCATCCCCAGCATATTTGGCTCCCTCATAATCTTCATGGCGATAATGGTATTCACTCGATTCTTCGTTCTTCCTCTCGGCCTCAGAATATTCATGTATCTCATCCCGACTATCATTATCATCTACGCCGTGGCATACCCCTACCTCATGGCCGATTCGAAGAAGATATCAATTAACTCCAAGCTCCCCTACTTCATAACGTACTTCGCTGTCCTTTCGACGAGCGAGATAGGCAGGAGCGACCTCCTCAAGGTTCTCTCGAGTGACCCTAAGCTTGGTGCTATAGCCAGCGAGCTCAAGAAGGTTTACATAATAGTTGACAAGCTTCACCGCTCCCTCCCAGAGGCCTTCCGCTTCCTCGCGAGAAGAACTCCAAGCAGGGTGTTCTCAGATTTCCTTGACCGGCTGGCTTATTCCCTTGACAGCGGCGTTGACCTGAAGGAGTATCTCTTCCAGGAGCAGCAGACAGTTATGGATGACTACCAGACATTCTACGAGGGCGCCCTCTACGACCTTGACATCTTTAAGGAAATCTATGAGTCAATAATAATCTCCGTGGTCTTTGCCGCCGCTTTCATAATCATTGGGCCCCTGATAACAGCCCAAGACATTGGGAGGCTGGCCTTATACCTTCTCTTCCTCATAGTGGCGGCTGAGGTGGGTGCCCTCCTGGTCATAAAATATCGCATGCCCGAGGATCCAATATGGGCGGAAGTGAAAGTTGAAACGCCGAGACAGAGGAGGATAAGGAGGGCCTTAATATACTCTCTTATTGCCATTCCAATAGTTGGCCTCGCCTATTACTTAATCATCAGGCCCCGCTTTCCAATACCAACGCCCTTTGTGGTGGCCCTCACCCTAACTCCCCTCGCCTATGTTGGCAATGTCGTTAGGAGGGAGGAGGCGGCAATATTTAGGAAGGATGAGAACTTCCCCGCCTTCATAAGAAGCCTTTCCTCCTCCTTGGCTGCGAGCGGTGCTTCCCTGCTTCTTGTCTTGAAATACCTTAGCGCCCATGACTTTGGAACGCTCACCGAGGACATAAAGTCCCTTTACCGCAGGCTGGCCGTTAGGGTCGACCCGCAGAGGGCTTGGGACTTCTTTATAGCTGAGACCGGTAGCTGGCTCATAGGGATATTCTCGGAAATTTTTAGGGAGAGCCTTAGACTCGGTGCCGAACCGGACTACGTTGGCAAAGTAATCAGCAGGAACTTTGAGAGGCTCGTTCGCCTTAGGAGGAAGAGGCAACAGAGCGTTTCGAACTTCCTCGGCATAATTCTCGGCCTCACGGGAGCGTTTGCATTCTCCATAGCAGCATCCTTCCAAGTGGCCGTTTCCATAAACGATCTATTCGGCAAGCTTGAGGTGCCCACCGAGTACATAGGGGACATCATTCATGTGATACCACCCAGTGGCATGGCGATGCTCAGCCTCGTGATGCTGGTTCTCATGGTAACTCATTCCCTGCTCTCGGCGATGGCCATTAAGGTGGCTGATGGCGGTCACATCCTTGGCTCCCTCTACTACTTCGTAATCCTCCTCTGGGTCTTCGCGGCGGGAATGTACTTGGGCCAACACCTGATGGCTAAGTTCATGAACCTTGGGGGAGGCGAGGCAATACTCTGGCTACTGGGGTGA